A single Vulpes vulpes isolate BD-2025 chromosome 16, VulVul3, whole genome shotgun sequence DNA region contains:
- the KCNE4 gene encoding potassium voltage-gated channel subfamily E member 4, translating into MLKMEPLNSTHPSTAAPSSHLVSHVPGSESGNGNEYFYVLVVMSFYGIFLIGIMLGYMKSKRREKKSSLLLLYKDEERLWGEAMKPLPMVSGLRSVQVPMMLNMLQESVAPALSCTLCSMEGDSVSSESSSPDVHLTIQEEGADDELGETSETLLNESSEGSSENIHQNS; encoded by the coding sequence ATGCTGAAGATGGAGCCTCTGAACAGCACGCACCCCAGCACCGCGGCCCCCAGCAGCCACCTGGTGTCCCACGTGCCCGGCAGTGAGAGCGGCAATGGCAACGAGTACTTCTACGTTCTGGTTGTCATGTCCTTCTACGGCATTTTCTTGATCGGAATCATGCTGGGCTATATGAAATCCAAGAGGCGGGAGAAGAAGTCCAGCCTCCTGCTGCTATACAAAGACGAGGAGAGGCTCTGGGGGGAGGCCATGAAGCCGCTGCCCATGGTGTCGGGCCTGAGGTCCGTGCAGGTGCCCATGATGCTGAACATGCTGCAGGAGAGCGTGGCACCTGCCCTGTCCTGCACCCTCTGCTCCATGGAGGGAGACAGCGTGAGCTCCGAGTCCTCCTCCCCAGACGTGCACCTCACCATCCAGGAGGAGGGGGCGGATGACGAGCTGGGGGAGACTTCAGAGACGCTCCTTAACGAAAGCAGCGAGGGGTCCTCAGAGAACATCCACCAGAATTCCTAG